ctctctctctctctctctctctctctctctcaaaaataagtaaatagtaaaaaaagaaagaaattcagagcTTTCGTGTAATAATCAAAGCTAGCATTTATTAAGAGCTTAAAAGGAACTGCTATTTTAGTTCATTAAATCCTTATGACACCCCATAAGAGAGAGAGTTGAATGCCAtgttgcagaggaggaaaccagggcccagagaggggaagtaacTTGTCCCAGGTCTCCTCGGAATCGACACTGTTGTCACCTTGGCGTGGGTCCCTCCAGACCTCTTCCACAGCTTACATACCAAGAAGTGTagtgttttgctttgctttttaatttttattgtactaaaaatttttttaaatttatttacagagagagagagcgcgcgcatgggttaggggcagagagagaaggagaaacaatcTCAAgccggctctgcgctgtcagccggAGATCCCggcacagggctcgagctcacaaaccgtaagatcatgacctgggccaagatcaagagtcggatggttaaccgactgagccacccaggcgcccgatgcTTTGCTTTCTCACAAATTCCAGGTCTCTTGGGTGAGGTCCTTGGGGGGACAatgccagtggttctcaaggtgTGGCCACTGGACTagcaagatgggggtggggggggacttGCAAGATATGCAAATTGGGCTCCAGCCTGGAAGCTCTGGAGGCGGGACCCAGTAATTTAGGCGCGAACAATGCCCTTCAGGTAATTCTGACTCACGCTGGTGCTATGCCCTTTCCTTGTCCGCCTGGAAGCTCTATGTGAGTGATGACTGTATACACATATGGCCTCCTTCCGTTTTGACAGCTGCATAGTATTCTGCTGTATACGTTCATCCCTTCAGCAAACATCTCCTGAgcgcctactctgtgccaggcactgtgctatgcactgggcttggggtgggggggtgtgtggggggggggggggggaagtgggggaaggacgCAGCGGCCAACAAAGCAGACAAAACGCTCTGCCTTCCAGGAACCACATTTAGTGAgcagacaaaaaacaaatgacaacCCAATGTATCATTCTGAGCCAGGAGgtcatgtgggggtgggggtggggaatgaaagCAGGGCAACAGGGTGCAGAATGACTGGGGAGCTATTTTGGAAAGACTGGTCAGAGGAGGGATCATGTAAAGCGAAGATCTGAACCCAgcaagggagggagccagggggaAATTCAGGGGAAACACATCTTACAGAGGTAGGAGCTCGCCAGGCGCAAGgcgtgctggggtggggggtgggggacagcaaggaggccagtgtggcttcGAGGCTACGGCAGAGTGAGCAAGGGGGCGATTAGTAGGGGGGACATGACGACGTGGGGTACGTGGGCGCTCCGGGAACGCTTCTAGCCACCCCTGATACGACACAGTTGGGCTGGCCTCTTGGGTTCTGCTCAAAGATGACGCCACCCTGAGCATCTCTGCACAGCCCAGGGCAGGAGCCCAACGTGGACCTATTTGTTGACTTTGCTCCTATAAACAAGCCCAGAAGGGGGCTTCTgttctgggggcgggggagggaggggtgaggacggggggggggggggggggggggggggggggggggcgtctgcGGGGGAGCCGGGCCGTCTTTCTGCCCTAAATAGGCAGGGCTGGGCGCCTGgcctcccagctcctccccactccctgcctccgGCCCGCCGTCCAGACAAGCCGCTTTTGTCTGAGGGTCAACCGTCGGCCCCGCGGCTGCCGCCACCTCTGGCCTCACCCGGACCCATGTGGGACTCTTCCTGgatctgttttccaaaatggggTTAAGCCCTAGTGTCTCAGAGGCCCCATCTGTGTTGTTTCAGCCTCACCCCCTTCCCTAATGATGGCCGCTCCGCTAAAAGGGTTTtcaccttcattcattcatccctgATAAGAAATGGTCATTTCCTGCAGCAAGAAGGATCCGGGATAGACTCAACAGAAATTTCTCATGGGGATGAGGGGCGATGGGagacatggggggggggtaggagggggGTGAGGCTTCTGGGTAGGAATGAAGCAAGGGCAGGAGGAAGATGCCGTCCCCCAGGCAAGCGAACCTGCTGGGGCTTGTTGCTGTAGTACCCACTAAGGCTAGACTTACAGACGGACTTTCCAGTaggtgttggggggcgggggagtggTTCTTCCCAAGAGAAGGAGCAAAGGACTTAGTATGAGTCGTGGTCTGCCTATTTTATCCATATGAGGGAAAGAACCGGTCTGCAGCAGGAAGGACTTAAGGAAGCCTTGCAGAAGGACTTTCTGCTGCCGATAAGGGGCAGTGGGGGGACATGGGAGCATCCAAGAAGAGAAGGTCAAGGACTGGAGAAGGTGGACCCCATGGCTAAGGGATCTGCTAGGTAGCAGCGAATTGCCCTTCCAGCTAGACCACCTGAGCTTAGGCTCAAAGAGGGACATCCTAATAGGTATTAAGGGGCCACGAGCACAAATGGAGGGAACACCTGATagagagggagcaggggcggggccttCTGAAGCTTAGCACACCCAAGAGACGGTGATGTCCCTGCAGCACGAAGGACTTGAGTTAGACCATCGGAAGGACTTCTATTGGGCTGAAGGGACAGAGAACTTGAGGCGGGAGATCCTGGGGCTTGGGTGCTTTTACCCTTTCGAAATCAGAGCCTCATTGTCAAAGTGAAACCCTACCCGTGGTCTGGGAAGATGTGGGGGGCTCATTGGCAGAGGTTGGGGGGGCATTCTGACCAATCTGCTTTCCTCATGCCCTCAGGAGGCCTTGCCTGGGCTCATCTGGGACCTGGGCCAGCAGCTGGGAGacctgagcctggagtctggggGCCTGGAACAGGAGAGCGGGCGCAGCTCAGGTAAGCAGGGCGTGCCTGGGATACCCCCATCTTTCCTCCTGCCCCTACCTCTCAGGCTGCCTCTTggtctcttcctttccccacccctggcTTCCCCGCCCAGCCCCTGatgatctctcctcttctccttggaATCCAGGCTTCTATGAAGACCCCAGTTCCACGGGGGGTCCAGACTCACCACCCTCTACCTTCTGTGGGGACAGTGGCTTCTCTGGATCTGGCTCCTATGGACGCCTGGGTCCCGCTGAACCCCGGGGCATCTATGCCAGCGAGAGGCCCAAGTCCCTAGGTAAGGTGGGTGGGGTTGGGGCCCTGAGAACCAGGGAATGGACAGTAGGAGAATGGTTTTGAGCCCAAGCTTCTGAGTCAGACTGACCTGGATTCGAATTCTGGCTGTGACATTCCCCTTTCGTGTGATTTTGAGCCTGTTGCTTCTTTCGGGGCCTCCGTGTCTCCCTCGGTTAAAGTGGGATTGATAACAGCACCTACGTCGTCGTAGGGAAGTTTTGCATATTCAGGGAGCCTCAGCCCTAATTGCTATTAGACTTGGCACCCACGGTAGCCACTCGGGAAACAGGAACTGCTGTTGTCCATTTATACAAGTAAGTTTCTGAGCCCCTGCTATGTGCCGGCGTAGCCCTATCCTAGTGGTGAGGGATGCAgtcatggcgggggggggggggggggaggggaagacccctgtcctcaagaagctgactttccagtgggagagacagataataaacaagaTAAGTCAGATATAGACAGACAGAGAAGAAAGTTAGGGGAAGGGGACCAGGGAGGGCGTCCTCTTTGGAATCGGCGAGGAAGTTGCCATTTTAGAAGACCCGGCCCCGGGGAAGATGTCACTGAGACTGTGACATTTGAGTGGCGTCCTAAAATAAGTGAGGCAGTGGGCCAAACAGATATCCTCAGGGAACAGTGTTCCAGGTAGCGGGAACAGAAAGTGCAAAGGCCGTGAGGCTGGAACGTGACTGGCAGGTGCAACCAGGAAGCCAATGTAGCCGGAGACCTAAAATTACAGAGGAGAGGCGTCAGAGATGGCGGTCAGAGAGGCAGGGGCGGGACAGACCATTCAGGGTCTTGTGAAGATGTGGTTATGAACCTGGTAGGAGGGAAGGGCGGGGGGAGAGCAGGGTTTTTGATGACAGTGATGGAGGAGGGGTAGGCAACTTGACCCTCCTAGGCTCACCTTAGAAGGGGCTTCGAGAGTCTCTccactctcttcctttttttttttttttttttttgcctccctccccaggagaCGCCAGTCCTAGCGCTCCAGAGGCGGTGAGCGCTCGGGCAGCCGTGCCGCGATCATACTCGGCGCCCTACCCGACGGCAGCGGGCTCCGCGGGCCCGGAGGCCTGCTCCTCCGCGGAGCGGCGGGCCCGCGCGGGGCCCTTCCTGACGCCCAGCCCCCTGCACGCCGTGGCGCTGCGCAGCCCGCGGCCCTGCGTCCGGCCTCCTGCGGACTCGCCGGACGCCCCCGGCACCGGGCGGCCCCTGGACGGCTACATCTCGGCGCTCCTGCGCAGGCGCCGCCGCCGGGGGGCGGGCCAGCCCCGGACCAGTCCCGGGGGCGCAGACGGGGGCCCGCGGCGCCAGAACAGCGTGCGCCAGAGGCCGCCCGACGTGTCCCCGCCCCCCGGAGGCGCGCGGCCCGCGCCCGAGCCCCCAGTGGAGCGCGCGGGGGGCCGTCCCGCCAGCCCGGCGCCTTTGGGGCGCTCCTGGGCCTCGCCGTGGGAGTCGGAGACGGCGCCCGAGCCCGCCGCGCCGCCCGCCGCTCCCTCGCCCCCCGACAGCCCGGCCGAGGGTCGCCTGGTGAAGGCGCAGTACATCCCGGGCGCGCAGGCCGCCACCCGCGGCCTCCCCGGCCGCGCGGCGCGCCGCAAAGCGCCACCACTGACCCGTGGCCGCAGCGTGGAGCAGTCCCCACCCCGGGAGCGTCCCCGGGCCGCCGGCCGCCGCGGACGCGTGACGGAGGCCTCGGGCCGCCGGGGCTCGCCCAGGGCTCGCAAGGCCGCGCGCTCCCAGTCTGAGACCAGCCTGTTGGGCCGCGCGGCCGCGGTGCCTCCGGGGCCCCCCAAGTACCCCACGGCCGAACGGGAAGAGCCCCGGCCGCCGAGGCCCCGTCGCGGCCCTGCGCCCACACTCGCGGCGCAGGCCGCGGGGTCCTGCCGCCGCTGGCGCTCCACGGCGGAGATCGACGCTGCGGACGGACGCCGCGGCCGTCCCCGAGCCCCGACAGCCCGCGGCCCGGGGCCCGGCCCATCCCCGTCGGCTCCGCAGCGCCGTCTTCTCTATGGCTGCGCGGGCAGCGACTCTGAGTGctctgcggggcgcctggggccCCTTGGACGCCGGGGTCCCACCGGCGGCGTCGGCGGCGGCTATGGGGAGAGTGAATCGAGCGCCAGCGAGGGGGAGTCGCCTGCCTTCAGCTCCGCATCCAGCGACTCAGACGGCAGCGGTGGCCTGGTGTGGCCGCAGCAGCTGGTGGCAGCCACCGCAGcctctggggcagggggtggtgcaGGTGGAGGGGCACCCGCGGGCCCCGCCAAAGTGTTTGTGAAGATCAAGGCTTCCCACGCACTCAAGAAAAAGATACTGCGTTTCCGTTCGGGTTCTCTCAAGGTCATGACTACAGTGTGAGTTTGGGGGTTTGCTCGGGCTCCCCCTTCATGGCCTCTGCACCACCACGCTCCCAATCACTGACCCTTCCATACCTCCCTTCCAAAGACCACCATTTTCTCTGCTTCCAAAGACCCTTCCTCACTGCCCCCATCCACTGCAGTCTTGGTTGAAAAGGCTCCCCCTCCACCATAGGGAGGAATGGGGGAGGAGCCCTGTTTGACCCAGTTCAGCTGCTGGCTCTGCAGCCCTTGGGCAAGAAAGTTCCCTTTGTCTGGGCCtcacttttcctcatctgtactaTGGGTGTAATATGGTATGCGGAAGGGGTAATTCAGTTCGAATTTCCCCATTTTAGTTTAGACACTTAGTCCGTTTGTTCCCGTTCACCACTGTCACTGAACCCTCTTATTCCTCCTTTCCATGCCCAGATAtggtgtctccccccccccccccattcacaaAGTGCCCCCATCCATGTCCCTGGATTCTTAAGCTATCCCCTTGGCACCGCGGTCAGAGACGCTGTGTCTGACCCAGGTGGTGCCTGCAGAGTGCCCTGGGAAAGGAAGGAGCACTGACTTTGGGGTTTTGAGGGTCAGTTAGGAGGTGGTAGCACCTGGAAAGAAGGACTCTTTCGCCTCTATCCCGGGACAGTTATGGAGGATTAGGAGgtagaagaggggaaggaagatggTTTCTATCTCATGCCCccccttttctcccccctcccagagggagtggggagagccCAGGATGACCCTCAGCTGTTCcaatccagtatttttttttctttttttaaattactgtatttATTATGACGATGGTGACTCCCCAGTGCACAGGGGGgccagattctgtgtttctctaaCCTCTTTGTAAATAAATGCACACTGTTCCATACGTGGTGGACTCTCCTTCTGTGGTAAAACGGCTTTCCTTTGGACTCACGTTTAGTGAGCAACTATTATTTGCTTTGAACATAGGGGTGTCTAGAGCCAGGTGGCAGATCTCAGGGTGGGTCTCAACCTGATTTTCCTACCATGGGGCTGTTTTACCACAATGAATCTGACCTTTGATTGAGTTGTGTTTGGTCACAAACAtggtttcataaaaatataagtgAAGGGCCGAcccaaatttcttttctcaaaagtCATCATAGTCAGTTTGATGTGTATCCTTGAAGGTTTTCCTTTATGTGTTTGCATACATATGTGAATTTAagtaactatataaatatataactatattatacatatataccatgtatatttacatatatacatatataaattgaaccatatatttgcattatttatcacttttattctattattattattattattctcatttggTGGTGTTGAGTCATCTGTGTCCAGAGATTTCTTTATGGGAAGGATTTTAATTAAGAATTAGatattggggtggggggcacccgggtagctcagtcggttgagcgtccaactcttaattttggctcaggtcatgatcctagggtcctgGGAtagagtcctgcgttgggcttcatgctgagcctggagcctgcttgggattctctccctctccctctctctctttctctctctcaaaaaaaaacaaaaacaaaaacaaaaaaaaacaaaacaaaaaacaaatcggTTTCTTTGATGGTTATAGTACTatttaacttttctatttcttcctgtgtcagTTTTACTAAGTTGTATTCTTCTAGGACATTGTCCATTTCATCTCCATTTAGATGACATTTCCCTATCGTTGTATaatgattgttttttaaagattttatttattttattatttttaatttttttttttttgagagagagtgtgtgagtgagcaaggggcagagagagagggaaagagagaaagtgtggagcccgaagtggggctcaaggtcacctgaagcagggctcgagctcacccaaaatggggccggaactcacaaaccctgagatcatgacctgagcagaagtcggatgcttaacccactgcaccacccaggcgctctaagattttatttttaattaatctctacacccaacgtgaggcttgaacttacaactccaagatgtaaggcttgaacttacaactccaagagttgcatgctctactgactgaggcagctaGGTGCCCCCCtcactgtattattattattagctgcATAAGAGTCCACTGTGGGATTGTCAGCTCTCCCAATTATTTTGCTGTTAGG
The Panthera uncia isolate 11264 chromosome E2 unlocalized genomic scaffold, Puncia_PCG_1.0 HiC_scaffold_19, whole genome shotgun sequence genome window above contains:
- the DACT3 gene encoding dapper homolog 3 produces the protein MIRAFSFPVSPERGRLRGWLEGSLAGLCELHWLRERQEYRVQQALRLAQPGMGGAEAEDEEDADEDEDAAAARRAAAALEEQLEALPGLIWDLGQQLGDLSLESGGLEQESGRSSGFYEDPSSTGGPDSPPSTFCGDSGFSGSGSYGRLGPAEPRGIYASERPKSLGDASPSAPEAVSARAAVPRSYSAPYPTAAGSAGPEACSSAERRARAGPFLTPSPLHAVALRSPRPCVRPPADSPDAPGTGRPLDGYISALLRRRRRRGAGQPRTSPGGADGGPRRQNSVRQRPPDVSPPPGGARPAPEPPVERAGGRPASPAPLGRSWASPWESETAPEPAAPPAAPSPPDSPAEGRLVKAQYIPGAQAATRGLPGRAARRKAPPLTRGRSVEQSPPRERPRAAGRRGRVTEASGRRGSPRARKAARSQSETSLLGRAAAVPPGPPKYPTAEREEPRPPRPRRGPAPTLAAQAAGSCRRWRSTAEIDAADGRRGRPRAPTARGPGPGPSPSAPQRRLLYGCAGSDSECSAGRLGPLGRRGPTGGVGGGYGESESSASEGESPAFSSASSDSDGSGGLVWPQQLVAATAASGAGGGAGGGAPAGPAKVFVKIKASHALKKKILRFRSGSLKVMTTV